From the genome of Adhaeribacter pallidiroseus:
CGTAAATGCCTTTATCCAGCAAGCGGGCCGCAAACTCCTGCGCTAGTTTGGCTTCGTACAACATAATGGGTACAATGGGGTGTTCGCCGGGGCGAATATCAAAACCAGCCGCCGTCATGTTTTCGCGGAAGTATCTGGTATTCCATTCCAGTTTATCGCGCAGTTCAGTGGTTTGCGAAAGCATATCCAGCACCGCGATGGAAGCGCCTACAATAGCCGGTGTCAGCGAGTTAGAGAATAAATACGGCCGTGAGCGCTGCCGCAGCATTTGAATAATTTCTTTCCGGCCCGAAGTAAAACCGCCCATCGCACCACCCAACGCTTTGCCCAGCGTACCGGTAATAATATCAATGCGGCCTATTACGTTGCGGTATTCGTGCGTGCCCCGGCCGGTTTTGCCAATAAACCCCGACGAATGACATTCATCCACCATTACCAAAGCTTTATACTGGTCAGCGAGATCACAGATTTTATCCAGTTGGGCAATCGTACCATCCATGGAAAAAGAACCATCGGTTACAATAATGCGGTGTTTGGCCCCTTGGGCTGCCTGCAGCTTTAATTCCAGGTCGACCATATCGTTGTGGTTATAGCGGAAGCGTTGCGCTTTGCACAACCGCACCCCATCGATAATAGAAGCATGGTTTAAAGCATCCGAAATGATAGCGGAATCTTCGCCAAAAAGAGGCTCAAAAACGCCCCCGTTGGCATCAAAAGCAGCCGCGTACAGAATGGTATCTTCGGTGCCTAAAAACTCGGCCAGTTTTTGTTCCAGTTCCTTATGAATATCCTGGGTACCGCAAATAAACCGTACCGATGATAAACCGTAACCGTGCGTTTCAATGGCGCGTTTAGCCGCTTCAATCACTACCGGGTGCGACGATAAACCCAGGTAATTATTCGCGCAAAAATTTAAAACTTCTTTGCCTTCGGTGGTGGCTATGGCAGCCCCTTGCGGGGTAGTTATAATGCGTTCTTTTTATATAAACCGGCTTCTTCTATTTCGGCCAGTTGTTTTTCCAGGTCAGGTTTTAAGGTATCGTACATAGCAGACTCTTGTTCTAAATAGGTAATAAAGATTGGTAATCAACTATTCGGCAGCGGGTTTGTTTTCGGGTGATTCCGTATTTGGCTCCGGTTTTGCCGGTTTTTTAAAAATTGGTCGTGGCCGGGGCGTTTTGGGCACCAAAAGCTCCGCCTTTATTTCCGTTGAACCTGGTGTTCTCTCCGCGGCAGGTAGCGTTACATTTAACGGTTGCTCCTGATTCTTATTTTCCAAATCAACGCTTGCCGGAGCAGCATTTTCATTTGTTGGTGAATTTACAATTGGGGTTTCCAATGCTTGAGATTCGGTGTTAGCAACCGGACGTTTTATCACCGGGCGAGGCCGGGGAAACTTAGGTGTTTCGGCAGCTGGCGCGGGTTCCGGGGCATTTTCCGGTTGTATTTCTTCTGGTTTTTTCTCCGGTTCTGGCGCTGCACTGGCGGTAGCTGGGCGTTTAAAAATAGGCCTCGGTCGCGGAGGTTTAACAGCATCCACAGCACCTTCTGCTTCTTCTGGTTTTTCTGCCACAGTTGCGGGCTGGCTAATGATACCAGCTGAATTTTCCGGAGTTGCTACCGATTTTTCAGGTTCCGGAGCTGTAGTTGCGGGCCGCTTAAATACTGGTCTGGGCCGGGGTGGTTTAGGTGCTTCGGTTGCCGCCGGATCGGGATTACTATGATCTGGTAAGGCGGTAGGTTCTGCTTCGTCCGGAATACTTTTAATTTCCTCTCCTGCTGCGTTAGTTATCGGGGTGTTTGGTTTCCGGAATACCGGCCGCGGCCGGGCTGGTTTAGGCGGCTCTGCCGAAGTATTTGTGGTATCGGGAGTTACCGGGGCATTGGTCTCTTTTTCCTCTTTACTTTCCGGCGAAGCATTAGCCTCCGCTTCTGCAATTGGTCGGCGAAATACGGGTCGGGCGCGCCCTGGTTTGGAAGCTTCCGGATTAGTAGATTCATTTGCTGCGCCAAGTGCTGGTTCTTGGGTTATATCTTTTTCTGCTGGCGTTTCTGCATTAGCAGCAGGGGCTGGTCGGCGAATAACAGCTCTTCCACGCGGCGCTGAGGCTGGTTCTGGGGTACGATCTACCGAAGGCGATGGTTCATCGGGAATTGCCGAAGCAGTACTGGGTACAGGAGCCGGGGCCCGCCGAATCACTGGTTTGGCCGTAGCCGGAGCTGTTGCCACGGCCGCTTGCTTGGGTGCTTCGGATAACCAAAACCGCCGCCGCACATCGTTAATAACCATTTTCACCGCTGTGTAAAAAGCATTCGGATGCACCTGTTGGTACAAAGATCGCCAGGCGGCATATCTTTCCGGATCGTCGGCAGCAAAAGCCGTTACATCAATGCGGCGTTTAGTCAGATCTTCCTCGAACGTCATACGTGGCAGAATTACAGAATTTTAAAAAAACGGTACTATAAAGGTGGTAGTTACTTAACCGTAAGCAAATTCGCCAGCTAAAGCTAGCGCAAACTTTTTATACCAGCCGAGTTTACTTTTTGCAAAGATACAAATCGCGCCTAACTTTGAATCGTGTTTCGGCTACCAGTTTTCCGGAGTGGAGGCATGATGATCTAAAAATAGGCATGAACACTATAAACGAAAAAATACTGGTTATTGGTGCCTGCGGCCAGTTAGGTACGGAACTTACCCTGGAACTACGTAAGTTATATGGCAACGCCCAGGTAATTGCCGCGGATATTGCTATTTCGCAACATACCGCGTTAGCAGAATCGGGCCCTTTTGAAATTCTGGATGTGCTCGACCGGCATCACCTGGCTGATTTAGCGTACAAGTACGAATTTACCCAGATTTACCACTTAGCGGCGGTTTTATCGGCTACCGGCGAAAAGCGTCCGAAGTTTACCTGGAAAATAAATATGAAGGGTCTGGAGAACATTCTGGATTTAACTCTGGAAAAAGGCATTGCTAAAGTTTACTGGCCCAGTTCTATTGCGGTTTTCGGCCCGAATACGCCCCGCCACTACACGCCGCAGCATACAATTATGGACCCGAATACCGTATACGGCATTAGCAAACTAACCGGCGAACGCTTTTGCGAATACTACGCCAACCGGTATAAACTAGATATTCGCAGTTTGCGGTATCCGGGCTTAATTGGTTATAAAGCTTTGCCCGGCGGGGGCACCACCGATTATGCCGTAGATATTTTCCATAAAGCGGTAGAAGGCCAGCCTTACGAGTGCTACCTCGCCGAAAACACCTACTTACCGATGATGTACATGCCCGATGCCTTAAAAGCAACGCTGGACCTGATGCACGCGCCCGCCGAAAAGATAAAAATTCGGTCGTCGTATAATGTAACGGCCATGAGTTTTTCGCCGGCCGAAGTGGCGGCTTCTATCCGGAGCAGTATTCCAAATTTTGAAATAACTTATAAACCAGATTATCGGCAACAAATAGCGGCATCCTGGCCCGAATCTATTAACGACTCCGTAGCGCAACAAGATTGGAACTGGCAACCGGATTATGATTTACCCCGCATGACGCAGGATATGTTGGAAAACTTACAGAAACAGAAAGCGGGCCTGTAAGCCCGCTTTTTTAAATTTATTGCTGTGTTCCGACGTTGTCGGTTGGAGTTGAGTGCCACGACACTTGTTTGCTATCCGGCAAGGCTTCGGCTTTAATGTAGCGGGCCGTAAAAGCCGCCGTAATCATTAGTAATACCACAAATAGAATATTTAACAACCACCGCATGTTCTTCTCATCATTAATTTGAATACTTTTTTCTAAGACCTCTCCTCCGCGTAAATGGTTGCATCACTCATGCAAAGCAAAACCACTTACGCGTCTTTCTCCACTTTACTGACTGTAAAAGAACGAATTAGGTTACTAAAAATTTTACTTCCCGTACTAATTACCTGATAGCGCGGAAGACAAAAAAGGAAAAACCGTATTTGCTGTAACTGCTTACGGTAAATTAGCATTTGATAAGAATATAGTTTGAATAATTGGCAGTTGTAGATAATAGTCTGTTATATATTATAGTACGCCATATATTGTCTACTATTCGGTATATTAATATCATAAGAAAAGCAACTACTGCATTTCTGCTTAGTAATTAAGTTAGATAGCGCTTACTTTATCTGGCCCCATTTATTTTATACGCCAGCACCGATTGTTGATTGCGGCCAAAAAGCAACACTTGCTTTAAACTTAAAATACTTCGAACATCGCCTTTCACTTGCAATCCCGATTGGGTTTGCGGTACATACGTAAAGGTTCCTTTGCCGTTTCCTTGCAGCAAGGTACCGTAATTCGCATCGGACTTACCAAAACGCAGGCGAGCCTGGTTGTTGTTTCCGGCTAAGAGTAAATCCAGGTGGCCGTCGTGGTTATAATCCAGGGAAGTAACGGCATAGACGGGAGCAAACTGCGCTTCTATAGGCAAGGCTTTCTCTACAAATTTACCCGTGGCATTCATCTCAAAAAAAGCGGTGGCCAGGTAATTGGCCGATAAGTGTTTGGCGCCTTGCATCTCTTCCGGGGTAAAAATATCTTGTAAGGTAGCATCGGCGTAGCTTTTGTAATCCGGAAAACGGGTGCGCATCATACTTATCTGGTCGAGTAGTTCGTCGCGGCTTACATAGGGGTAGCTTTTGCCTTGCATGTAAAAACACAGAATAGGGTCTACGGAGCCGTTATCGTCAAAGTCTTTGTAAATTAAGTCGGCGGGTTGTTTGTCAGTAGCTTTGCACTGAGAGTTCAGGCCGGTATTACCAATTACTACATCCGGCTTGGTGTCGTGGTTAAAATCATCGACCCAGATTTTATTCCACCAACCCCGGTAATTTTTTGTAAAGTAAGTAGCCGTAGCTTCTTGTAATTTGCCCTTGTTAATTTTAAACACAGTTACCGGCATCCACTCGCCTACCACCAACAGCTCAGGAATTTTATCCTGATTTAAATCGTGCCAGGCAGCATCGGTAACCATGCCTATTTGCTGCAAAGCAGGTGCTACCGTGGCAGTTTGGTCGGTAAATTTGCCTGTTCCGTCGTTTAGCAACACGTAACTGCGGGGAGTTTCGGGATAGCGGCCCGGCACTACCCGACCACCTACAAATAAATCTAAAAACCCGTCCTGGTTAATATCCGTGGCCCGCACGCAACTGGTACTGGTAAGCATCTTTGGCAAAGCAGCGGTATTTTTTAAAAAATTACCTTTGCCGTCGCCCAAATAAAGCCGGTCCTGGAGCAAAGAGTCTTCGGGCATAAAATTGCCGTAACCGCCGCTGCATACGTATAAATCTGGTTTGTTGTCTTGGTTCGCATCAAAAAACAGCGCGTCTACATCTTCACTCTTTTTATCAGCGGTAAAAGCAGTATTTTCTTTTTGCATAAACCTACCGCCTGGTTGCTGCAGGTATAACTTACCCGCTTGGCCCGCACTGCCCCCGGCGTACACATCTTCCAGACCATCCTGATTTACATCGCCTTTAATTAAGCATGGCCCGGCAAACGACTGTGGATTTACGAGTAAAGGCTGCCGTTTAAAGTCGTTGTGGTTTTGTTTTTGGTGGGCGAAGGTTACCGGTGTTTTTATCTCGGCAAAAGCGGGAGCGGCTCTTTTTACCGGTTTTTTTAAATTTTCGGCATCCTGCTCCTTTAAAGTTATCATTTGATTGGCTTTTACCTGACGTAGTACCTGCTGCTTGCCACCTGGCCAGCGAATTTGCACAGAGTCAACTACCATAGCCGTACCTAAACCAAAATGTAAGACCGGTAACACACTCGATTGAAAACCCCGCGTGGGCATTTGTTCCAGGTACTGCTGTTGGCCCTGGTTGTAAAGCGTAACTTTAGCTCCCAAGCCTTGCGTGTTTTTGCCATCGCCTTGCAGTTTAACCTGTAAAAATTGGTTTTTTAACTGCTGCTTCGCTTGGTTTTGGTAAATAGAAGCCGGTTGGTTAATATTATTGACGATTAAGTCCAGATCGCCATCGTTATCTAAATCGGCGTAAGCGGCGCCATTACTGTTAGAAACATGTTTTAAGCCCCAGTTGGCACTTTCATCCCGAAAAACCGCATTGCCGGTGTTCTTAAAAGCATAATTAGTAACGTTAGACGAAGGCATCTGGTGCACTAATTTTAACACATCATCGCGCATTAAATGGCCTTCGCGTTGCTTCATATAATCGCCCATGTATTTCATAAAATCCAGGTTGGTAAAGTCGCGCACGTAGCCATTCGTCACGTACAAATCTTTCCAGCCGTCGTTATCGTAATCGGCAAACAAAGGCGCCCAGCTCCAATCGGTGTTAGAAATACCAGCCAGTTGCCCTACTTCGCTAAAAGTACCGTCGCCATTATTTAGCTGCAACATGTTGCGCATGTATTGGTAGTAAAAACCGGAGCGCAGGTTTAAATCAAATTTCTCGTAATTATCCGGGGCAAACAAAAGTTTCTGCCGACGGTTATCTTCCGGCAACATATCCAGGGTTAAAATATCCGGCAGGGCATCGTTGTTAATATCGGCTACTTCGTTCCCCATCGAAAACTGAGACGTGTGTCCTACACTAGTTGGTAATTTATTCGTAAAAGTACCGTTGTGATTATTGATGTACAGAAAATCCGGAATAGCGTAATCGTTAGAAATATACAAATCCGGCCAGCCATCCGTATTTACATCCGAAATAGCTATCCCTAAACCATAGGTTAATACCGAGCTATGCAAACCGGTCTGTTGGGTTACATCTTTAAAAAAGTTTTTATCGTTCCGGAATAGTCGTACGCCACTCTGGGTATCTTCTTTTTTTAACATGTCGGCGGTTAAGGCTTCGTCCAGCGCCGGTAATTGGGTGGGACTGTGATTGAGTAAAAACAGATCCAGGTCGCCGTCGCGGTCATAATCAAAAAAACTAGCGTTGGTGCTATAAGCTGGCTGCGTTAATCCGTATTGGGCTGCCTGATCACGGAATCGGGGTACTCCATTGCTATCGGGACCTTGATTAATAAATAGCTGGGGCAAGCGTTTCTCGGGGCGCACATTCCCGGAATAGCAAACTAGAATATCAAGAAGTTTGTCGCCGTTCACATCGGCCATGGTAACACCCGTTTTCCAGGGGCCTTCGCGGCCGGTAACGCCGGCGGCATCAGTAATATCGGTAAACTGCAGATTGCCTTTATTCAAGTAAAGGCGGTTAGTGGCCATGTTCGCGGTAAAATAAATATCCGGCAGGCCATCCTGGTTCACATCGCCAACAGCTACCCCACCCCCATTATAAAAGTACTCGTACATTAACACGTTGGTATTCAGTCCTTCATTTAAAGCATTGGCAAAAGTTACCCCGGTTTGTTCGGGGGTAATAACCGAAAGAGGGTCTCGGCTGGTGGTGCCAAGGAGGTATTTTCTACTTCAGGAGAAGCTTTCTGCTGGCAAGCGGAAAAAGTTACAGCTAATGATAGTAAGCGAATGAGGTACTTAATTCTGGTTGGTAACAAGGTGGTAATCCGATTTAGATTTTATTAAAAATAAAAAAATCTATGCCGGTAAAAAAATAACCAGCATAGATTTTTAACGGCAGATAAGCTTTATCTTATTGGTAACCGGGGTTTTGAACTAATTTGTTATTTCGATTTATTTCGTCGCGATGAATCGGCATAAAGTAAAGTTTGTCGTCCCACTTCCGATTTTCCACTCCTGGGTCAATTTCTTGCACCGTGTAGGTATAATTATAATCGTCTTTGCTGTAGCGGTAAACCGGTACAGTTTTACCCGGTTTTAAGGTTGCGGTTACTTTCATAATCCGCACTTTTTCACCTTGGTTTTGCGGTGCTGTCATCCAGCGGCGGGTATCATAGAAGCGTTGTTCTTCAAACAACATTTCGATATTACGTTCATTATGGTAACGTTCTACTAGTGCCTGATTAGATTCATTGATAGCCGGCATCCCGGAGCGAAAACGAATTTTGTTTAACCAAGCAAGAGCTTCTGCTTCCTGCCCTAAAGCCAAACTAGCCTCTATGTAATTAAATACCACTTCAGTAAATTTGATTTGCGGTGATGGAACTTCCTGACGAGTCACCTGGTCTTCAATCGCTGGGTTTGGATCAATAAATTTTCGGATTGCATAACCTGTACGGGTTCCGTTCCAGTTTTCAATGGAACTGTTGCGGGTATCTAATCCGAAATAAGTAGTAGGGCTGCTAGCATTCCCTATCTGGTATTGTCCCATTTGAATCTGGCTAAAAGGATCTGTACCAGCCGCATCAGCAGTACGAGGTTTCCAGGGAGCGCCATCGTATAAAATAGAGGCGTAGAAACGCGGATCGCGATTATCATACGGAGCAGCTTTATGTTCCGCATTATTCCAATCGAATTTAGTACCATCCATCATTTCGTAATCATCCACTAGATTCTGAGTAGGTTCGCTGGAAGTCCAGCCATGATAACCGTTAGGCCCATTATTACGCGGATACCAGGCGCCCCATTCATCTTTGGCATTGATAAACTGACGCATGAAAATGGCATCTTTTTCTCCACCGTTTCGGGATAAGTACAAGTTAACATAATTATTTTTACCTTCTTCCGGAGTTACCGGGGCCGATAAATCGAGGTTATAACCATAGAAACCTAAATCTATCACGGCTCTGGCTGCGTCTTGAGCTGCCTTCCACCGCGCTGTCCGATCGCCAGCCGGATAGCCCAGTAGTGCTACATTTTCTGGCTTAGAAAAAAATAAATCACCCGCAATATTCCGATTAGTGCTCTTTTGTAAATTATTTATATAAGTTGGCATGTGGTGTAGGTCACTGGCAGCATACAGCAGTACCCGCGATTTTAAAGCCAGAGCTGCTCCCTGAGTGGCCCGGCCTAACGTCAAGGATTTACCATTTAAAAGTAAAGCAGCCGAATCCAAATCGCTAACTATAAAATTTACGCATTCTTCGTACGTATTCCGGGCAATGGTAAAATCAGTACTGGTTAACTCATAAGGTGATTTAATGATAGGAACACCACCATAGTACCGCACCATCTGGTTATAAAAATAAGCTCGCATAAAATAAGTTTCGCCCTTTAACCGCTCCACAATACCATTAGTATTTTCAAATTCAGGTGCAGCTAATTTCTTCAAAGCAATGTTGGCCGCCCGGATTCTCCGGTACATTTCGCCCCATTCGTAGGTATGGTGTACCCAGCCCGTATTAGACGGACTTATGTTGGCTTCCATAATATCCTGCTTTCCGAAGTTGTACAAGGCATTGTCAGTAATGCAGTCCATATTTTCCTGGTTTAACATGCCTTCAAATAAACCGTTATACAGTTCCGTTACGGCAGATTCGGCCAGTGCCGCATCACTCCAAACCAGTTCTCCCGGTGCTTTATCTAAAGGCTGCGTATCTAAAAAATCTTCTTTACACGCCGAAAGCAGTATTCCAGAAATTACAAAAATTGAAATATATTTAAATGTTCTCTTCATGTTAATCCTATTAAAAAGTTACACTTACACCAGTATTAATGATTCTGGCTTGTGGATAATATTGGGCATTACCGCCAGTTGCTTCTGGATCAAAAATATCGGTTTTATCCCAGGTGATTAGATTTAACCCGTTAACATATACCCGTAAATTACTCATGCCAATGCGTTGACCTAAATTAACGGGCAGGTTGTAACCAATTTCAAAATTTTTAAGACGGAGGTAATCTGTATTTCTCAGCCAGTAAGTATTAGCATTTGAAAAATACTGGTTGCTGCGGTCTACGGTGCGGGGATGCTCTGTACTCGGATTATCAACCGTCCAGCGGTTTTCATAGCTCCAGGCCAGGAAATTACCAATAGTACCAGATTCGGTCTGCACAAAGACTTCACCACCAGTAGCGCCCTGGAATAAGATGGCTAAATCAAACCCTTTGTACTTGGCTCCGATATTAAGACCACCCTGGAAAGTAGGCTGATTCGTTTTATCTCTTCTTACCCGATCATCACCATTAAGCTTACCATCATTGTTTACATCCTTGAATTTCATATCGCCGGGCCGTAAAGTACTAGCACCTACACCACTGTAATCCAAAGAATTAGCATCGATATCAGCTTGCGTAGTAAAAATACCATCGTAAATATAGAACGTATTGGTGTTCATGGGGTGACCAGTTGATTTCTGCCAATCCGGAGCCCCCGGTGTTTCATCCCAAAACTCAATTTTGTTCTTGGCAAAACCACCGTTTACACTCACATTAAAGCTAACATCACCAAAATTGTTATTGTGACCTACCTTAAATTCCCACCCCTTGTTAATAACTATACCAATATTCTCGGGTGGTAAAATCATACCTGTGGTTTGGGGTATAGAAGCACTTCTCCGCCATAGTATATTCGAACGTTTGTTACGGAAAACATCAAATTCGAAGAAGATTTTACCTTGTAATAATTGTCCTTCTAATCCAATATCAGCATTGTTAGCCACTTCCCAAGTCATGTTCTTATTAGGAACCTCATCTGCTCTTAACGTTTGCGCTAGTTGTCCGGCTAATGGATAAGTGTCATAAGTATACAATTCAAAGTATTTGTATTCTTGCAAATCCAAAGTTCCATCATTATTCGTATCATAATAGACTTGATCGTTACCCATTTGTCCCCAAGAGCCCCGTATTTTAAGGTCATTTACAAATGGCAAGGCTTTCTTAAAGAATCCTTCTTCAGAGACACGATAGCCTACCATTACGCCCGGGAAAAAGCCCCAACGCGTATCAGTAGGAAACATGTAAGAAGCATCGTACCGGCCTAAAAATTCAGCCAGGTATTTTTCTTTATAATTATAAGCCAAACGGCCAAAATAGCTCATACGAGCGCGTTCCCAGGCGCTGCCACGGTTATCTTTTTCGCGGCTGCCGCCCGCAAACATTTGGTCTATAGCGGTAGAACTAAAATACCGGCGGTTGGCACCAAAACTACTCTGATTAGAAGTTTCTTTTGTTATCCCAACAAGGGCCGTAATAGCGTGTCCTGCAAAGGTTTGATCATACGATAAGATTCCAGAAAGCAATACATTTAGTTGATCCTCGGAACCCTGATTAAGAGTGGACTGATCAGGCCCACGTTTTACTTTCTGCAATTTAGGTGTGGTACCATCGGCTTCAAAAGAAGTATTATCCCAAGAATACACATACCAAGGGGTTTGCCAGACTTTTGTTTGCTTTAAGAACTTATCAACTGCGGCGCTACCAGTTAGCTTTAAACCTTTTATCCAAGGTTGGGTAATTTCAATCTTGCCGTTGGATTGTAAATAATAGCGGGTATCCCGGTCGTAACCGGTGTTATTAGTAGTTATAACAACTGGTTGTTCCCCATTTTCAATATCCGGGCCTGGTAAGCCGTTTGGCCAGTAAGCCGGACGGTACGGATAACCGCGCATCAGCATCCGAAAAATAGCACCTGCTGATTTTGTAGGGAAAAACCTATTCTCCTGCCGGCCAGTTACACCCAAAGAAGTAGTAACGTATTTATTAACATTAGCATCTAGGTTTAAGCGCAAGTCATATTGCTTATAACCAGTGGCCGCGTTACGATAGTAGGCATCCTGATTTTGATAACCTATTGAAGCCAAATATCTCAAATTTTCAGAACCACCGCTTAGTTGCAAATTGTGGCGTGATTGTGGGGACCACGGTTTCAAAGCTGCATCAAACCAATCCGTATTCGGGTGGCCCCAGGGGTCAGATCCATCCCGTAATTTCTGCATGTCTTCCGGTTTAAACGTGGCGTTTGTAACAGCACCGTTATCCGGACGGGTAAAGCTGCCGGTAGTTTTAAAAGCATCTGAAGCTGCTTTCCAATACTGAGCTGGTAAATTATACACATCAATTTCGTTAACCATTTCGGCATACTGGGCAGCAGTAGCCATTTTGGGCACAACAGTAGGCTGAGACCAACCTTGGTTATAAGAATAGGACAGTTCAGGTTTACCATTTTTACCCCGTTTAGTTGTAATTAAAATAACACCATTAGCGGCA
Proteins encoded in this window:
- a CDS encoding NAD-dependent epimerase/dehydratase family protein, whose translation is MNTINEKILVIGACGQLGTELTLELRKLYGNAQVIAADIAISQHTALAESGPFEILDVLDRHHLADLAYKYEFTQIYHLAAVLSATGEKRPKFTWKINMKGLENILDLTLEKGIAKVYWPSSIAVFGPNTPRHYTPQHTIMDPNTVYGISKLTGERFCEYYANRYKLDIRSLRYPGLIGYKALPGGGTTDYAVDIFHKAVEGQPYECYLAENTYLPMMYMPDALKATLDLMHAPAEKIKIRSSYNVTAMSFSPAEVAASIRSSIPNFEITYKPDYRQQIAASWPESINDSVAQQDWNWQPDYDLPRMTQDMLENLQKQKAGL
- a CDS encoding VCBS repeat-containing protein translates to MYEYFYNGGGVAVGDVNQDGLPDIYFTANMATNRLYLNKGNLQFTDITDAAGVTGREGPWKTGVTMADVNGDKLLDILVCYSGNVRPEKRLPQLFINQGPDSNGVPRFRDQAAQYGLTQPAYSTNASFFDYDRDGDLDLFLLNHSPTQLPALDEALTADMLKKEDTQSGVRLFRNDKNFFKDVTQQTGLHSSVLTYGLGIAISDVNTDGWPDLYISNDYAIPDFLYINNHNGTFTNKLPTSVGHTSQFSMGNEVADINNDALPDILTLDMLPEDNRRQKLLFAPDNYEKFDLNLRSGFYYQYMRNMLQLNNGDGTFSEVGQLAGISNTDWSWAPLFADYDNDGWKDLYVTNGYVRDFTNLDFMKYMGDYMKQREGHLMRDDVLKLVHQMPSSNVTNYAFKNTGNAVFRDESANWGLKHVSNSNGAAYADLDNDGDLDLIVNNINQPASIYQNQAKQQLKNQFLQVKLQGDGKNTQGLGAKVTLYNQGQQQYLEQMPTRGFQSSVLPVLHFGLGTAMVVDSVQIRWPGGKQQVLRQVKANQMITLKEQDAENLKKPVKRAAPAFAEIKTPVTFAHQKQNHNDFKRQPLLVNPQSFAGPCLIKGDVNQDGLEDVYAGGSAGQAGKLYLQQPGGRFMQKENTAFTADKKSEDVDALFFDANQDNKPDLYVCSGGYGNFMPEDSLLQDRLYLGDGKGNFLKNTAALPKMLTSTSCVRATDINQDGFLDLFVGGRVVPGRYPETPRSYVLLNDGTGKFTDQTATVAPALQQIGMVTDAAWHDLNQDKIPELLVVGEWMPVTVFKINKGKLQEATATYFTKNYRGWWNKIWVDDFNHDTKPDVVIGNTGLNSQCKATDKQPADLIYKDFDDNGSVDPILCFYMQGKSYPYVSRDELLDQISMMRTRFPDYKSYADATLQDIFTPEEMQGAKHLSANYLATAFFEMNATGKFVEKALPIEAQFAPVYAVTSLDYNHDGHLDLLLAGNNNQARLRFGKSDANYGTLLQGNGKGTFTYVPQTQSGLQVKGDVRSILSLKQVLLFGRNQQSVLAYKINGAR
- a CDS encoding RagB/SusD family nutrient uptake outer membrane protein; amino-acid sequence: MKRTFKYISIFVISGILLSACKEDFLDTQPLDKAPGELVWSDAALAESAVTELYNGLFEGMLNQENMDCITDNALYNFGKQDIMEANISPSNTGWVHHTYEWGEMYRRIRAANIALKKLAAPEFENTNGIVERLKGETYFMRAYFYNQMVRYYGGVPIIKSPYELTSTDFTIARNTYEECVNFIVSDLDSAALLLNGKSLTLGRATQGAALALKSRVLLYAASDLHHMPTYINNLQKSTNRNIAGDLFFSKPENVALLGYPAGDRTARWKAAQDAARAVIDLGFYGYNLDLSAPVTPEEGKNNYVNLYLSRNGGEKDAIFMRQFINAKDEWGAWYPRNNGPNGYHGWTSSEPTQNLVDDYEMMDGTKFDWNNAEHKAAPYDNRDPRFYASILYDGAPWKPRTADAAGTDPFSQIQMGQYQIGNASSPTTYFGLDTRNSSIENWNGTRTGYAIRKFIDPNPAIEDQVTRQEVPSPQIKFTEVVFNYIEASLALGQEAEALAWLNKIRFRSGMPAINESNQALVERYHNERNIEMLFEEQRFYDTRRWMTAPQNQGEKVRIMKVTATLKPGKTVPVYRYSKDDYNYTYTVQEIDPGVENRKWDDKLYFMPIHRDEINRNNKLVQNPGYQ
- a CDS encoding SusC/RagA family TonB-linked outer membrane protein translates to MLQLLVFTFTDSWAQGFAVKGRIKGETGEGLPGVTVLLKGTSTGATTDPNGNYSLNLPNGSGTLVVSFIGYQTQEVSVNNRNSIDLALAPDTKALEEVVVVGYGTQKKETVTGSVATVKGAELQKSPAVNLSNSIAGRMPGVIATNGSGEPGYDGSTIRIRGSNTLGNNDALIVIDGVPARAGGFERLNPADIENISVLKDASAAIYGSRAANGVILITTKRGKNGKPELSYSYNQGWSQPTVVPKMATAAQYAEMVNEIDVYNLPAQYWKAASDAFKTTGSFTRPDNGAVTNATFKPEDMQKLRDGSDPWGHPNTDWFDAALKPWSPQSRHNLQLSGGSENLRYLASIGYQNQDAYYRNAATGYKQYDLRLNLDANVNKYVTTSLGVTGRQENRFFPTKSAGAIFRMLMRGYPYRPAYWPNGLPGPDIENGEQPVVITTNNTGYDRDTRYYLQSNGKIEITQPWIKGLKLTGSAAVDKFLKQTKVWQTPWYVYSWDNTSFEADGTTPKLQKVKRGPDQSTLNQGSEDQLNVLLSGILSYDQTFAGHAITALVGITKETSNQSSFGANRRYFSSTAIDQMFAGGSREKDNRGSAWERARMSYFGRLAYNYKEKYLAEFLGRYDASYMFPTDTRWGFFPGVMVGYRVSEEGFFKKALPFVNDLKIRGSWGQMGNDQVYYDTNNDGTLDLQEYKYFELYTYDTYPLAGQLAQTLRADEVPNKNMTWEVANNADIGLEGQLLQGKIFFEFDVFRNKRSNILWRRSASIPQTTGMILPPENIGIVINKGWEFKVGHNNNFGDVSFNVSVNGGFAKNKIEFWDETPGAPDWQKSTGHPMNTNTFYIYDGIFTTQADIDANSLDYSGVGASTLRPGDMKFKDVNNDGKLNGDDRVRRDKTNQPTFQGGLNIGAKYKGFDLAILFQGATGGEVFVQTESGTIGNFLAWSYENRWTVDNPSTEHPRTVDRSNQYFSNANTYWLRNTDYLRLKNFEIGYNLPVNLGQRIGMSNLRVYVNGLNLITWDKTDIFDPEATGGNAQYYPQARIINTGVSVTF